AGCTAGGCCACCTGGGACAACCCAGCTCTGCAACTTCTGTGTCATCACTACTGCTACTGAGCCTGATTCTGGCTGGGTCTGGGGACCCAGTGGACTGGGAATAGACTGTGTTTCAATTGTTTTCCAGGACACTGTGCAGGCAAAAGAGTGAGGATAAAAGGAGGTGAGGAAGGGGAGGTGAGTGGCCAGGGAGTCAAGCTTAGGGTAGACAGCTCCTGGGCCCAGTGAGGGAGAAAGGAATGAGTTACCGTCATCCTTCCCCCACATAGGCACCCGCTGTCTAGGAGGCCTGGAGAGCCCCGGGTTCATCCTCTTCTAGAGACTTTTCACCCCAACGCATGTCTATGTGTAGGTTCTGGTGCCTCCTCTGTGCTCCCCGGACAGTGATCTGTGCTCCCAAACCTGGAAGATACGGGTGCTCAAAAACCTGAAATGGCATTGCCACAGGAAGGGATGTTAGAAACCGTTTACCTGAGTGTTTCCAAAATGTGCTTCGAGGACCACTTGGTCCATGAGCTCCTAGCAGGTATCCTGTGGGCAAATGGGGTCTTTGGGTCAACATGCCTGGGAAAGGTTGTGTGCACTGCTCCCCTCCCACCAGAGCCAGCATCCACACTGGGCCAGTGAAGACGCTGAGGAACCTGCACTGCTTTCACTTTGCACGATACATCGTTTTCTAAACTGACTTGCGCATATTTGTTGGGACTGTTTATTGCCATCTTTGCCACGCTGCTGTTCTGAAGATCATTGTTGGCCATGCAGATACAGTCAAGCCCTTTGTTTCATAGATGAAGGCCTGCGAGCTTGGGTCACCAGGGAAAGTTCTCACTTTTGGACCAGGCTTCTGCCGTCACTGCTTCTGTGAGCTCCCAGCTCATCTCCCCCACCACGGCCCCAGGACTGCCAGCTCCTCTGGCAGGTGGACCTCCCACTGAGCTCACATTCCCCATAATCTTCCCAGGGAGATCTTTGAGAACTTTCTGCCAACCCCCAGGTGGAGATGGTACAGCCTCAAGAAGCCGCAGCCCCAGGGAGTACCTAGGTGACCCCAGCACCTGGCGTGCAGTCTTTAACCTCACAGCTGCTGGTCCTTGGAGTGACAGCTGAGCTGTTGGAAATCTTGGAAAAACTCGCCTGGAAGGGAATGGTTAACCAGTTCATCTCTTTCTGTTACTCTGTTATTTTGAATTATGGCTACTCCTCAGGAAGTGTGCAGAAGTAGTGCAACGTGGAATGTTTGTTTACCGCTGCACGCAGTTGACACTGGAAGAGAGGGAGGTCTGAGCACTTGACCCTCAACGCTTGGAGTCAGGCACAACAGAGGTGCCATTATCAGCAACATTTCCACATAAGGGAGGAGAACACGGAGGCCAGAGGGGTCAACCAAGTTGTTCAAGGTCCTGGGACCAGGAAAGGGGAGCTGGGACCCAAAGCCAGGGAATAGAGCTCTGCACCACGGGGTATCATGGTCACTGTGACTGGAAGGACGAGATTCACTCATATTTTTGGATCAGGTCCATTTGTTCTCATACTGCACCTTGGAAAATCAACACTTCAGCCGGTGCCCTGGCTGCTGGGACAGGCTATTTCTAGAGGGACATTTCACCCTTCCTTTTGTTTCATGCAGCTGGTGCTCCTGTAGGGAAAGGAAAGCTGGTCACTGTCCTTCCTCCCTTGGCAGGCTTGGAGGCCGCCTGTACTGGCTGTGCTTTCTGAGAGCTGGCCCCAACAGGAGCCAGAAATGAACTGTCCAGGCCCCGTCAGAGAACATAACATTGCACAGGTGAAAAGCAAGCCCTGGGTGGTGTTTATCTTTCCCCAGACAACTATAGTAATACTGTTGGACTCTGAATGCTCGGttacatttcaaatttatttccaaTCGTTTTGAGCTGGATCAATGGGAGACAAAGGTACCTTTTAGCTCCGGCACCTGCTGTTCCCCCCAAATGTCAAGGACTGACATTTGATGCCATTATCCCCAGTCAGCACACAGATGACTTATTTCCTTGCTTCCCCAGCCCCCGGGTACCCCGGCACCCCCTCTCCCTCAACAAGGACTTTCTTGCCAGTGAGCTGATACCGTCCTGCACTACCCAGGGGGCCCCATGTGCCCAGATTTTCTCCCACCTCCGCGAAGCAAAGGGTGACCTCTGGGGTGGCCACCGCCTCCCTGGGTCCCTGGGAGAGGCCTCTTGCAGCGCGAGTCCTCCTCCATTCCTCCCTGGGCAGGTACCTAGTGTTTCCAGGTGCCTATCTCGGGAAGGAGCAAGTGCTGTCTGTCTCTGCCTGGTGGTATCAGTAGGGGTGCTGCTGGGCGATGGGGTATGTTTTTCCCGATGGAGCTGGAGGAGGCATTCAGGGAAGTGAAGTCTGTTGTCCCTCAAATAAAGTACTCCTTTCTGCTATTGTCACCAGCATCTTGGAGGGCAGGGTCGCCCTGCAGGGCTGCATCTGCACTCTCAGCAAACTCCGTGCCCTTGGCCTCATTGGTGTGGTACGTGCCCTTGTGCCGGTACATGTAGTGCAGCAAGACGAAGAGGAGGCAGACTAGGACGATGACCACAACAGCAATCACGACTGCAGGTGGGAAGAGGTGCAAGGGTCAGTCTGAGGCAGAAGCCCTGGGATCTGGGATGGGGGTCAAGACCCACAGGGGTTGTGTGAGGACAGATATGCTGCCACAACCAAAACAGGTGCTCCTTGATTTATGATGGGGGCCAGGTTCCTGTAAGCCcataataagttaaaaatactGTAAACGAAAATTACATTTAATACTCCAAACCTACTGAGCATCAAAGCCTGGCCTAGCCTACCTTAAGCAgactcagaacacttacattaatCTAAAGTTGTGCAAAATCATCTGACCCATATTTTATAATGTAGTGCATCATACTATATATTGCCAGCCTGGGAAATGGTCTAAGTTCAAAATTCAAAGTATGGTTCCTACTGAATGCGTTTGCGTTCATGCCATTGCAAACTCAAGAACTCATAAGTTGAACGATTGTACATCGGAGACAACTGTGCCAAAGCCAGACAGGCCAGTTCATTCCTTCCCCATGCTTCACCAGCCTGTTGTGTGCTGGCCCTGTAACCTGTGCCTTCCTAAAATgatcctcctctccccttctctcatctccttccttccctccctcctctttttcttccccacaATTCTGCTACTAAGCATTCTGCAGACAGTCTAGAATCATACCCCAGGACTGAACTTTGTTtggatatttttaattataaaaccaGGAAAGTCCCAGAAAACAGGGCAGAGTTGGTTGCTCTATGTACACTATACAGGGGGAAAAAAGATGAGGCTATTAACTGTGCTTGGGACAGGTTGTGTGGTTTGTGTTTTTCAATGGCCTGATGGCTGCTCCTCACCCTACCCTGCTCCCATTCCCTCCTGGGGAGTGAGGACTGCAGCGAATCTGCAGGAGGAGCAGGACTTGGCCACACAAAGGACTGAAGTGGGAGAGGGTAACGCAGAGGATGGCAAGGTGCTGGCTATGTGTGGGTGGGGGAGCAGTCACCCCTCACTTCTGCTGGGACTCCAGAGGGATGGGGAAGTACAGTGTGAGGCGACTGAGGAGGGGTCAGATCACTCAGGGCCTTGAGAGTGATAGAGCAGCAGTCTCATGGGGCCGGGCTGTTTTGAGTTTGGGCATTTACTTTGAAGCTGCAGAACAGTTCTCTGACTTTTCTTAGAATGCAGGTTTCTTTGGAGGCCTTGGGGAGGGACTGCTGAAGAATATGGAAAGTCTGAAACTGCTCCCAAGTCCCACCTTTATAGAACAATTTCCTAAACTTCCTACTGCCTTCAGGGGTACAATTCTGTCTGCATAATGTTAATAATACCAtctaattagccgggtgtggtggcgggcacctgtagtcccagctactcaggaggctgaggcaggagaatggcgtgaatccaggaggcggagcttgcagtgagctgagatagcaccactgcactccagcctgggtgacagaccgagacttcatctcaagaaaaaaaaaaaaaagctcagtggTGCAATGAGTTGGAGAATGCCAGGGTACACAGAGTCCAACGGGTGTCTTTGACtgcttgctgctgctgctttttctttctttttaaattgtagatGTTTCCTGAGTTATTAATAAGCTGCTGAGAAGTGTGGATCTCAAAGAAGGTCACAGAGCACACAGCACCTCCCAAACTTGGTTGTTCTTGAAACATGGTTTGCAGTCACAGCCATGACCCACGGGGATCCACTTGCTCATGGTTCAAAGCAAGGCAATGGCAGACTCAAGTTTCCTTGAGGATGGAGGGTTGGGGTACATGGACCCAGGGCAGAAAATGATGTGGGATGAGGGAGATGGTGGAGAAGTGTAAGTAGCCTGGTCAGTCTACCCTcatcccacctccaccctcaaCCTCCCTCACCAAAACTGCTGTCTCTCCAGCCCCTGAGTTCCTGTGAGTCAATAGCCCTGAGGAAGgctgataaaatatatatacagatatgtaccatgtacgtatgtatgtatatttaccCAGGACTAGACTCCTCCATTTCACATACAAAACCACCtctgaaggagagaaaaaatggCCACAGCCACCCCTGCCCAAGTCCTTAGGTCAGTTCTACCTGGATGTTTTCACCAAGGCCCCCCACCCTGGCTGCTTGAAGGGCTCTGTGACAACAGCTCACCTGCAATGATGGCAATGTCCGTTGTGGTGAGGGCGTGGGTCACCCCTGGATAAGGCCCTGTGAACAGAGGACAAGAATCTGAGGTCAGACAGGAAGATTCTCCATGCCTAGCAGCACCTTGTCCCAAGCTGCATCCTTTGCTCAGGTGTGAGCAGCTCTGTGAATGGGCCCAAGTAGACAGGAGCAGTGTGGTGCACCCACCGAATCCTAGCAGGGGTGCACAGACCAGGAACCAGGTTCTGCCTGGTCTGGGATGGAACTCAGGGTACTCCAGGCCCATTCGAGTTCTCTGCTGTATGCCTGCACTGAGGGTGGTGCCTCCACCTGGTAGATGCTCAACAGTTATCTGTGGTGTGTATGAAGGCAGGGACTCTTGTTATGTTTACGACAGAATGTTTGTGGAGTATCTGATGCTTACACCAGGGGTCTCAGTCCACTTTGTGTTGCTATAGCGGAATacttgggtaatttataaagaagagaggtttatttggctcacagttctagtggctgggaagtccaaattGAGCAGCTGCATCTGGTAAGCGCCTCATACTGCTTCTACTCGTGGCAAAAAGCAGAAGGGGAGCAGACATTTGCAAAGGGACCACAGGTGATACAGAAAGCAAGAGAGTTTAAAAAGCTGAATTTGCTTTTATAACAACCTGATCTCAGGTAACTAATCCAGTCTCATGACAGAAAgaactcccttccttcctcaagGGAGTATAATCTATGCATGAGGGATCTGTCCCTATGACTCAaatatctcccaccaggtcccacctcccaTCACTGCCAcattgggaatcaaatttcaacgTGAGGCTTTTGCAGGGtcaaaccacatccaaaccatagcaccagGTGTTGCTTTAGTTGTCTTCTATCTACTGTATCATGCAGTCTTCACAGCCATCCTATGAGGTGCCTGGTGTTGTTGGCCCATGTCACAGGAAGAACACCAAGGCTCAGAGATGTGATGTGCCCATGATCACACAGCTCATCCAGTGTCAGGTCAGGACTTAGCCAGTGCTCTTGCCTCTGGAGTACACGTTCTGTCTTGGAGAAGCCCTTCCCAGAGCTCCTGTCTGAGGAGTCGTTCCTGAAGCCCCCTCATAGGTCTTTCTATTGACTCTCCTGTGGGAAGGACCACTGTATGACACTATCCAAGTTACTGTGTGCGTTTTTTCACGGCTTAATGGCCTGGCCAAAGAGGGCTGGGATGTGTAGGACATCGGAG
The sequence above is drawn from the Macaca mulatta isolate MMU2019108-1 chromosome 12, T2T-MMU8v2.0, whole genome shotgun sequence genome and encodes:
- the GYPC gene encoding glycophorin-C; amino-acid sequence: MPRTSSPNGTARPLSLGPYPGVTSASTTMDITTIDSELSSHSPTTMYTSITAGPYPGVTSASTTMDITTTEGPYPGVTHALTTTDIAIIAVVIAVVVIVLVCLLFVLLHYMYRHKGTYHTNEAKGTEFAESADAALQGDPALQDAGDNSRKEYFI